The DNA region CATGGTAGCAAAATGTGCTATATGGGTCATCGTCGATTTCTTCCTCCTGACCATAAATGGCGATCACAGAAAACACAATTTGAtggtaagagagagagaaaaggggcACCAAAACGATTATCTGGTGATGATGTGCTTAATCAACTTGGTACTCTGCCACCAGTAACACTAGGCAAGGCCGTTAAAAGGAAAAGGTTACCTGGGCGTGGAAAGTGCCACAATTGGAAGAAGCGtagtattttctttgatttgccATATTGGAGAACATTGTTGTTGCGTCATAATTTAGATGTGATGCACATTGAGAAAAACATATGTGATAGTGTGATGGGGACAGTATTAGATATTGATAAGAAAAGCAAAGATTCCTTAAATGCTAGGCTCGATCTAAAAATGATGGGTATACGAAAGGAACTTCATCCTGAAGATGGGAAGACTACTTTTCCACGTGCTTGTTATACACTCTCAAAAGATGAGAAAAAGGCTGTGTTTCAGTGGTTGCAAAATGTAAAGGTTCCAGATGGTTACTCCGCAAATTTGTCTCGGTGTGTGAATGTAGGAGAACAGAAGATTTTTGGTATGAAAACTCATGACTGTCATGTCTTCTTGGAGAGATTACTCCCTCTTGTAGTGCGTGAATTATTACCTAAAAAGGTATCTGATGCTTTGATCGAgcttagcaattttttaaaagaattatgcTCTAAAGTTTTACGATTAGAGGACTTGGAGCATATGGAGCACACAATTCCTATAATTCTTTGTAAGCTAGAAAGAATTTTTCCACCTGCTTTCTTTGATGTAATGGTACACTTGCCAATTCATCTACCTTGGGAAGCTAAAGTTGCCGGTCCAGTGCAATATCGATGGATGTATCCGATTGAAAggtaaaatgagtttttttttttttttttaatttataagagaAAGCTAAAATGAgatattatttacaatatagttttttttaattactcatATTAATTTGATGCATCAATAGGTATTTGTGTAAGCTCAAGGGTTATGTTCGTAACAAGGCACACCCAGAAGGGTCGATTGCAGAAGGGTACGTGGCGGATGAATGTCTAACATTTTGCTCACGGTATCTAATTGGGATCGAAACAATATTTAATCGACCTGAGCGAAATGATGATCGATGTCCAGCAACATGTGATGATACCCCTCGATTACCCATATTCTCTAGGAGAGGCCGCCCTTCTGGGAAGAGTGTAGTACGAGAGTTAAACAACACTGATTACTATGCAGCATCACTTTATGTCCTACAAAATTGTGATGAGATTGAGCCCCTTGTTCAGTAAGACTTACTTCTTGTACATCAACCCTTTAATATTcttgtataaaatttaaagattgACTATTATGATATCTTATATGTAGAGAACATAGGAACATCCTTGTAGACTTGGGTGTCAATGTTGACGAGATGCATAGACATGAGTTCATTTGTTCGTTCAAAGAAAGGGTACAATCACATTGGCtcatccatttttttaaaattaattacttaaGCATGAATCttacattatttatatatcTTTGTAGATCACAAAACTTTATAATGATGGAAACGAGCAAGTTGACGAGCATGTGCGATCATTGGCTTGGGGTCCAGATAAACGAGCTACACACTACCCTTGTTACAATGTCAATGGGTTTAGGTTCCGTACTAAACAACGCGATGATggtaaaaaaacacaaaatagcGGTGTTATGGTGAAAGGGGAATATCAAAATATGTCTTATTATGGATTGATATCAGACATTATCGAACTCCGTTACACAAAGGGTAATTCtgttgttttgtttaaatgtgATTGGTATGATGTAGCTCGAGAAGGAATTGGTTATAAGCTAGATTGTCATGGGATCACTAGTATTAATAGAACACGTAAGCTAAACACACAAGAGCCATTTGTGTTAGCGTGCCAAGCAGTACAAGTTTACTACGTAAATTGTATAAAAGATCCAGCATGGAGCGTTGTGATTGAGACCAAGCCAAGAAATCTTTATGACATGCCTGCAAATGAAGAAGAGCCTTATCAAGAAGAAGAGGTTCAAAGATTCAATACACATGTGGCCGAAGcaaatgaagaagatgatgagatGAACTAAAGTAGATGGGCTTTAATTCTATGCAAGAACCTACTACACaggtatatttatatattttttagtataatcaacattaatattttttgctattttcttgAGGTTGTTGAAATAAGTTGTAAAGTTGCTCATTATAGATTTCAATTATTAGGATAGctaaatttagattaaaaatatgttatttaaatTAGTATTCTTTGATGTTGATAATACCATTGTTATTCATTGTGGAGgattgttgttgatgttgttaaATTAATACGTTTCAATATCTTTATTATGTATTGTAAATATAATTTGCacagtcataatttttttgtatactTATTTAGTTTAATCAAAATATTGCAGACCAATACTGGATGAGGAAATCAAAACGTGGACGAAAACACAGAAGATGGCTCTTAGAAGGAGAATACTGATTCAGATGATGATTGATCTTCCAATATTTATGTTTTCAAGTTTGGTGAAGGATATTATAGCTTTCAAGTAGAcgatttaatattttttattctatttcgtagaggttttaatattttttaattgcattatgcactttttagattttgaaaattatggatttgctttaaaagaaagaatgTATTAGTAATGGAATTGGATCCCTcccaataaataatatttgcaATGGACCTACACCATCGacattagtaatttttttaaaacaaatcaacaCCCACAGGGAAAAACAAACCCAGGTCAAAGAGAGAGTGATCTGATGATTCTTTTCCCCACTCTCTTAGCAACCTAACAGACACAAAAAATTATCATCTCCTCCAATTTCGTAACCCTTTACCAGACCCGATTCGTGACCCACACGCCTCGAACCGGCGACGGAGCTCCGATGCGGTGATGCTAGTTACGTGCGATGGAGGTGATGCATGTGCCGATCTACTTCGAGTGCTAAGACGGGCACGACGACATGAAGAGAGTCCCCAAGGAATTCATGAACTCAATCAAGAAGAACAAGGTGGGTTTCTGGGTAGATCgaagaaagagtttttttttatttggccatGGGTGTCTAGGTTTGGAGTTTAGTGTCTTTTGCCATGGGTCTCTTGGTTAGAAGCAGAGGGTTTGGAGTGGAGCAAATCAAAGATAGAaacagagagtgagagaattcAAGGGGCAGAGAGAGATATTTGGGTTaggtttgtgggtttggttttttttttttgttttttttgttttttataataggTTTTATATTTAGTAGAGTATTAGGTtgctttatttttccttttttttttttgtctaaaattcgaaattcaaaatttgtgactaagaaaattttagaaaattgttataaatttttttatcaaattaaaaaattgactaagcatttttgtttttttttttttctagtttaaattaaaatcaagaaattaaattttttttgtttttattttttt from Castanea sativa cultivar Marrone di Chiusa Pesio chromosome 6, ASM4071231v1 includes:
- the LOC142639782 gene encoding uncharacterized protein LOC142639782, translating into MPVDKSWISLSSRSCEEYINGVIEFVDYAFQRVKDEDMKIKCPCNDCNNRYRRTRVEVTRDLLWKGMRRDYTRWHLHGEGNSDEDEEGSDEDEDNSSDDEQSIDDIHNMIRDAYSHMRDVEETSGSESQDPNEEAKEFYRLVKEADQPLYLGCKKYSNLSFIVKLMHIKCKNSWSNNSFTILLELLKDAFPMCEKLPISHYGAKKIVSDLGLNYEKIDACKNDCMLYYKEHSEADKCSVCQISRWKLNSKGGKRDAKKVPWKVLRYFPLKPRLQRLFMSSKTAPDMRWHHENRSNDGVLRHPADAEAWKSFDRTHESFSLDPRNVRLGLATDGFNPFGNMSVSYSCWPVVVFPYNIPPWMCMKEPYLFMSLLIPGQKGPGNDIDVFLRPLIDELKELWEKGAETYDASTQENFQMRVALMWTINDFPAYAYTSGWSTQGNLACPCCGSETSHRRLKHGSKMCYMGHRRFLPPDHKWRSQKTQFDGKRERKGAPKRLSGDDVLNQLGTLPPVTLGKAVKRKRLPGRGKCHNWKKRSIFFDLPYWRTLLLRHNLDVMHIEKNICDSVMGTVLDIDKKSKDSLNARLDLKMMGIRKELHPEDGKTTFPRACYTLSKDEKKAVFQWLQNVKVPDGYSANLSRCVNVGEQKIFGMKTHDCHVFLERLLPLVVRELLPKKVSDALIELSNFLKELCSKVLRLEDLEHMEHTIPIILCKLERIFPPAFFDVMVHLPIHLPWEAKVAGPVQYRWMYPIERYLCKLKGYVRNKAHPEGSIAEGYVADECLTFCSRYLIGIETIFNRPERNDDRCPATCDDTPRLPIFSRRGRPSGKSVVRELNNTDYYAASLYVLQNCDEIEPLVQEHRNILVDLGVNVDEMHRHEFICSFKERITKLYNDGNEQVDEHVRSLAWGPDKRATHYPCYNVNGFRFRTKQRDDGKKTQNSGVMVKGEYQNMSYYGLISDIIELRYTKGNSVVLFKCDWYDVAREGIGYKLDCHGITSINRTRKLNTQEPFVLACQAVQVYYVNCIKDPAWSVVIETKPRNLYDMPANEEEPYQEEEVQRFNTHVAEANEEDDEMN